A genomic window from Luteolibacter sp. LG18 includes:
- a CDS encoding AraC family transcriptional regulator: MDDPRISKDNQTVTANPVQPLHASHRVKEGFAGQRLLIVPPDRIQHGSRLPVVKDLQVTHIGHYHSAPHHYVHRRKGSPQAILIYCLDGCGYCETEGNTVTVGPGQLLVLPAGMPHAYFADEARPWSIFWIHFTGQRATDHLAALTGGESRTLLEIPEIEILRTAFEETYRHALDGFSDAGLLGLTTGLSRLIGLARIYSASGNRRSRETEDRILKTIRRLQAEPTRDWQVEELATLAGMSPPHFHDRFHQQAGCPPKQFLIRLRLQTACALMLDPGLTIAEISRRVGYEDPYYFSRLFRRHLGQSPAAYRREIGGKR, encoded by the coding sequence ATGGACGATCCTAGGATTTCAAAAGACAACCAGACCGTGACCGCCAACCCCGTCCAACCACTTCACGCGAGCCACCGCGTCAAGGAAGGCTTCGCCGGTCAACGGCTGCTCATCGTGCCACCGGACCGGATCCAGCACGGCTCGCGGCTGCCAGTCGTGAAGGACCTCCAGGTGACCCACATCGGCCACTACCACTCCGCACCGCATCACTACGTCCACCGCCGCAAGGGCAGCCCGCAGGCCATCCTCATCTACTGCCTGGACGGCTGTGGCTACTGTGAAACCGAAGGAAACACGGTCACCGTCGGACCCGGCCAATTGCTGGTGCTTCCCGCCGGAATGCCCCACGCCTACTTTGCCGACGAGGCCCGGCCGTGGAGCATCTTCTGGATCCATTTCACCGGACAACGCGCCACCGACCACCTCGCCGCCCTCACCGGCGGTGAATCCCGCACCCTGCTGGAAATCCCGGAGATTGAGATCCTCCGCACCGCCTTCGAGGAAACCTACCGCCATGCGCTGGATGGATTTTCCGATGCCGGGCTTCTTGGCCTCACCACCGGTCTTTCCCGTCTCATCGGGCTGGCCCGGATCTACTCCGCCAGCGGCAACCGGCGCTCCCGCGAAACCGAGGACCGTATTCTCAAAACCATCCGCAGGCTCCAAGCCGAGCCGACCCGCGACTGGCAGGTCGAAGAACTCGCCACATTGGCCGGAATGTCGCCGCCGCATTTCCACGATCGCTTCCACCAGCAGGCCGGTTGCCCGCCGAAGCAGTTCCTGATCCGCCTGCGCCTCCAAACCGCTTGCGCGCTGATGCTGGACCCCGGTCTCACCATCGCGGAAATCTCCCGCCGCGTCGGCTACGAAGACCCCTACTATTTTAGCCGACTGTTCCGCCGTCACCTCGGCCAATCGCCCGCCGCCTACCGGCGTGAGATCGGGGGCAAGCGGTGA
- the mqo gene encoding malate dehydrogenase (quinone) encodes MKHHSHIENPDVILIGSGVMSSNLGAMLKRLDPSLSIQVYEVTDELAQESSHGWNNAGTGHAGICELSYTPKAEADGTVNAANPIKIFEQFDHSKQFWAHAVEEGMIDDPAAFINPVPHISFVHGQAQVDFLKARHAAMSAHHFFADMEYSTDRDTIASWAPLLLAGRGDVPIAATKMDGGTDVNFGEVSRKLLGWLAKQPGCGIASRHRVTNLTKKDGRWEVVVKNLETGESFENHAKFVFVGAGGGSLPLLQKSGIPEAKGLGGFPIGGQWLVCDNPEIVEKHQAKVYGQALDAAPTMAVPHLDTRILDGKKTLLFGPFAAWTTKFLNKEGSFLDLPLSVKPDNLATLVKIGISNLDLVRYLVQQGTQSMNDRLEVLHVFYPAAKTADWKLIDAGIRVQAIKKTDGEAGIVHYGTEVITNQDRSISALLGASPGASVSVNIVLQVVKTCFAKLLETPEGKARMSAMIPTWDQDIKLPENADRFRTVSQHADKVLGLV; translated from the coding sequence ATGAAGCACCACAGCCACATCGAGAACCCGGACGTCATCCTCATCGGCAGCGGCGTGATGTCGTCCAACCTGGGCGCCATGCTCAAGCGCCTGGACCCGTCCCTCTCGATCCAGGTCTACGAGGTCACCGATGAACTGGCGCAGGAAAGCTCCCACGGCTGGAACAACGCCGGCACCGGCCACGCCGGCATCTGCGAGCTGAGCTACACCCCGAAGGCCGAGGCCGATGGCACCGTCAACGCGGCCAACCCCATCAAGATTTTCGAACAGTTCGACCACTCGAAGCAGTTCTGGGCGCACGCCGTGGAAGAAGGCATGATCGATGACCCGGCGGCCTTCATCAATCCCGTGCCGCACATCAGCTTCGTGCACGGCCAGGCGCAGGTCGACTTTCTCAAGGCCCGCCACGCGGCGATGTCCGCCCACCATTTCTTCGCGGACATGGAATACTCCACGGACCGCGACACCATCGCCTCCTGGGCCCCGCTGTTGCTGGCTGGCCGCGGTGATGTGCCCATTGCCGCCACCAAGATGGACGGCGGCACCGATGTGAACTTCGGCGAGGTCTCCCGCAAGCTCCTCGGCTGGCTCGCGAAGCAACCCGGCTGCGGCATCGCCAGCCGCCACCGCGTCACCAACCTCACCAAGAAGGACGGCCGGTGGGAGGTGGTCGTGAAGAATCTTGAAACCGGCGAGTCGTTCGAGAATCACGCCAAGTTCGTCTTCGTCGGCGCCGGCGGTGGCAGCCTGCCGCTCCTCCAGAAGTCCGGCATCCCGGAAGCCAAGGGCCTCGGCGGCTTCCCCATCGGCGGCCAATGGCTGGTCTGCGACAATCCCGAGATCGTCGAAAAGCATCAGGCGAAGGTCTACGGGCAGGCGCTCGACGCCGCGCCCACCATGGCCGTGCCGCACCTCGACACCCGCATCCTGGACGGCAAGAAGACCCTGCTCTTCGGCCCCTTCGCCGCCTGGACCACCAAGTTCCTCAACAAGGAAGGCAGCTTCCTGGACCTCCCGCTCTCCGTGAAGCCCGACAACCTCGCCACTCTGGTGAAAATCGGCATCAGCAACCTCGACCTCGTGCGCTACCTCGTCCAACAGGGCACCCAGAGCATGAACGACCGCCTTGAGGTGCTTCACGTTTTCTACCCCGCCGCGAAGACCGCCGATTGGAAACTCATCGACGCCGGCATCCGCGTGCAGGCGATCAAGAAAACCGACGGCGAGGCCGGCATCGTCCACTACGGCACCGAGGTCATCACCAACCAGGACCGCTCCATCTCCGCCCTGCTCGGTGCCTCCCCCGGGGCCTCTGTGTCCGTGAACATCGTGCTCCAGGTGGTGAAGACCTGCTTCGCCAAGCTGCTGGAAACTCCTGAAGGCAAGGCCCGCATGTCCGCCATGATCCCGACCTGGGACCAGGACATCAAGCTGCCCGAAAACGCCGACCGCTTCCGCACTGTCAGCCAACACGCCGACAAGGTGCTCGGCCTGGTGTGA